In Molothrus ater isolate BHLD 08-10-18 breed brown headed cowbird chromosome 22, BPBGC_Mater_1.1, whole genome shotgun sequence, the following are encoded in one genomic region:
- the LOC118695722 gene encoding NF-kappa-B inhibitor zeta-like: protein MLQTVCMSPELLVNQNMSESEICGYSPGQGSPLPGETASPKSCFQQSPSLPDSGLTELNVASPKIYHPPPPPPCNPPGMPAPADSELSSDPPQKRYMGVRVKMPVRELLRKIRLSKGLDPAPGKEASAVKMVAKGSSGKTAEKRRSHPYTEKQLRQSKQSAGQSPRGLEDLDILVEVLQEDLNQSQLGEEPQRPVPDGLWQGFSRELQSCRWQSREAHGGLQGPAELHPRSSGRGFHPILRGQAEPARHGQQESTQRSGSPGIFSRTGGNGGGWWVQDGPLSCQEGFMRDSPSQECLLRNSPSQECLLRNSPSQEGFMRDSPSQECLLRNSPSQECLLRNSPSQEGFLKNSPSQECLLRNSSSHKGFPRNFSPQECLLRNSAPQDTPAVPSLAEMLLEAPRGSPDVEGHLRPTPNSFTRQDLSALSFFQFQLRREENLLRNIPEEELLAPDENGNRLLHKAVAQGRRALTFALARRFASLNKIDEKDAEKRTALHLAAEKNQHLMVSDLISLGANVNEQDSSGKTPLHLCAENGYLRVLQVLKSCKSNGVCVEVDLPDHHGLTPLHCAALAHTVLVTEPQGSARDSSAGRFLRLRRAQILEGILCLLQMGAEPQLQVLHSCPTSTPCLKLEENTELMCLLQTHKAQAQDVPQESCSLLDTPRGIPAPPAADNSPGLGSLSSSDLLDVLLQGKC from the exons ATGTTGCAAACAGTCTGCATGAGCCCTGAGCTGCTTGTCAACCAAAACATGAGTGAAAGTGAAATCTGTGGCTACAGCCCAGGCCAGGGATCTCCCCTGCCTGGAGAAACTGCCAGTCCCaagagctgcttccagcagagCCCATCTCTGCCAGACTCTGGATTAACTGAGCTGAACGTGGCGAGCCCCAAGATCTaccaccctcctcctcctcctccatgcaACCCTCCAGGGatgcctgctcctgctg ACTCTGAACTTAGCTCTGATCCCCCTCAGAAGCGCTACATGGGTGTGAGAGTGAAGATGCCAGTGCGGGAACTGCTGAGGAAAATCCGACTTTCCAAAGGCTTGGACCCAGCTCCAGGCAAG GAAGCCTCAGCAGTGAAGATGGTAGCCAAAGGATCCTCAGGAAAAACAG cagagaagAGGAGATCTCACCCTTATACAGAGAAACAGCTTAGACAG AGCAAGCAGAGCGCTGGGCAAAGCCCCAGAGGCTTGGAGGACCTCGACATCCTggtggaggtgctgcaggaggatcTGAACCAGAGCCAGCTCGGGGAGGAGCCTCAGCGCCCTGTGCCAGACGGGCTCTGGCAGGGATTCAGCcgggagctgcagagctgccgctggcagagcagggaggcacATGGGGGCCTGCAGGGACCAGCAGAGCTTCACCCCCGCTCCTCCGGGAGAGGTTTCCACCCCATCCTGAGGGGACAGGCGGAGCCTGCCCGCCATGGTCAGCAGGAAAGCACCCAGAGGTCCGGCTCGCCTGGGATCTTCTCCAGGACAGGCGGGAATGGGGGCGGCTGGTGGGTGCAGGATGGTCCCTTGAGCTGCCAGGAGG GTTTCATGAGGGATTCTCCATCCCAGGAATGTCTCCTGAGGAATTCTCCATCCCAGGAATGTCTCCTGAGGAACTCTCCATCCCAGGAAGGTTTCATGAGGGATTCTCCATCCCAGGAATGTCTCCTGAGGAATTCTCCATCCCAGGAATGTCTCCTGAGGAACTCTCCATCCCAGGAAG GTTTCCTGAAGAATTCTCCATCCCAGGAATGTCTCCTGAGGAATTCTTCATCCCACAAGGGTTTCCCAAGGAATTTTTCACCCCAGGAATGTCTCCTGAGGAACTCTGCACCCCAGGACACGCCTGCAGTCCCCAGCTtggcagagatgctgctggaaGCTCCCAGGGGCTCTCCAGATGTGGAGGGACATTTGAGGCCGACCCCAAATTCCTTCACCAGGCAGGAcctctctgccctctccttCTTCCAGTTCCAGCTGCGCAGGGAGGAAAATTTGCTGAGGAACATCccagaggaagagctgctggctcctgaTGAAAATGGCAACAG gctgctgcacaAGGCTgttgcccagggaaggagggctCTGACTTTTGCCCTGGCCCGAAGATTTGCATCCCTCAACAAGATTGACGAGAAGGATGCAGAGAAAAGG ACTGCTTTACATCTTGCTGCAGAAAAGAACCAGCACCTGATGGTGAGCGACCTGATCTCCCTGGGAGCCAACGTCAACgagcaggacagctctgggaaAACTCCCCTCCACCTGTGTGCAGAGAATGGCTACCTGAGGGTTCTGCAG GTCCTGAAAAGCTGCAAGAGCAATGGGGTGTGTGTGGAAGTGGATCTGCCTGACCACCATG GTCTGACCCCCCTGCACTGTGCTGCCCTTGCCCACActgtgctggtgacagagccccagggctctgccagggacagcagcgcCGGGAGGTTCCTGAGGCTCCGGAGAGCCCAAATCCTGGAGGGGattctctgcctgctccagatgggagcagagccccagctgcag GTTCTGCACTCATGTCCAACCTCCACCCCCTGCCTAAAGCTCGAGGAGAACACAGAGCTCATGTGTTTGCTTCAGACTCATAAAGCCCAGGCACAGGATGTTCCTCAGGAG agctgcagcctgctggaCACTCCCAGAGGAATCCCCGCTCCCCCAGCTGCAGATAACTCACCTGGCCTTGGCTCCTTGTCATCCTCAGACCTCCTTGATGTCCTTCTCCAAG GGAAATGCTGA